The following is a genomic window from Benincasa hispida cultivar B227 chromosome 7, ASM972705v1, whole genome shotgun sequence.
agcagaaatgtgcccatcgaacatCCAACAAGTAGGCgccatccaaaacaacccctttagcaacacctacaatccgGGTTGGAGAAGCCATCCCAACTTCGATTGGGGAGGGAATCCTAACCAAGGGGGGCCAAGCAACCATCAGAATGACAGTAACTCAAATCAGGGGCAACCAAGTCAATCGCATAATCAGCAACcatcatcttcaaacacctctgGAAGCTCATTGGAGGCCCAGCTCAaacaatatatggataaaaatgacgCAGTGATGCAGATGCAGGGGTCTTCAATTCAaaacttggagatccaagtgggccagctggcatCTGAGctgagaaatagaaccctaggAACGTTGCCCGGCAACTCTGAAGCCCCAGGATCTAATGGAATGGAGCAATGTCCTTAGGACATCGGGTAAGCAAGCTGGACCGcctgcagaggtgtggattgcaCTCATTTAAGGAAACGCATCTTCTggtccatatctcacatctatatttaaatgctttctttaattcCTGTCTTTATGAATTTCTGATTTCTGTCATTTATTGCTTCGATTAATTTGTTCCATGATTTTATGAATTTAAGACTCATTAAATTTTCTTGCATTGATTTCTGTACTatttttaattccttttacttttctatatttaatgCGTTATTCCttaattggtgaatgattgagaaatGAGAAGAAATTGATTACCGTAAGTAATAGCACTTGCgttggtgaaaaaaaaaataaataaaatatttaataaataaaacaatcaacatctAGTATGCAAGGTGATAATGGACGCATCTTGAACCAACAAGATACgctttgcgttcatccaactcaaTTGCGTTGAGCTGAAGGGTGTGTTGCACGCGTGTGTGTcctttgcccatccttagcAAAATGCGtgtcgaggtagtgttgcgctggtagcaATACCATGCAcccgatcctccagaaatgtgtttagttaaggggtgtgatGTGGggatgcatgcgttgttgcccttCTTCTACGAAGATGCATTGGCATTGGTAGACccattgcgttaatctttaccttgcgtccattcgaataaaacattaaagaaaattctttttgcaaaactgaGAAGTCCAATCATTTCGTATCCCAAAGAAATGATGAATCTGCAGACGAAAGGATGTTTTtctgaaatttcataaatgaagGAAGTTCGAGCGATGGGTCTTTTGAGTGTCTCGAGACCTGTCACTGCGAAAATCGCGTTGGGCCCactaaggcccaacctataaataggaccttCACCGTTTGTGAACTCTTTACCTCATTTGAAAACTGAAAACCCTAGCGCCCACTACATACAGAGCTTTCTTCTTCCCAGCAACCCTAGCGACTTTTCCAGTTCTTTTCACCTTATCACCTATGGCCGACCAAGCTTTCCAACACTCTGCTTCACCTTCAACCCCTTCCTCTGACCAAAtcgccatgcgagaggcagcattcctcgCTGCCTGTCGCCAATTTACCACCCGACCACATACTGTCCCCAGAATCGCCAGTAGACCCCGGAGAAACCCCTTAGCCATCCGGCCTCCTCAGTTCAAGAGGGGGCAAAGCACTAAAAGCACCCCACTCCCAACTCCAGCCGTCTCAACAGAAAGTGAGAAGAAGAGACGTGATGACATAGAGGTGTTTGGTAACATTATGAGCAATCTAGAGCAAGGAAGAGGATTACCCGAGGCAAGGGTTGTGAACCAACCACTATCTATGGAGGAGGTGACGGTGGCAGTGACTGAAGTAGTGTTAGTGGCGGAGGAAGTAGTGAATGAAGAGGAGGCAGGAAGAGGCACTCTGACCTTAGAGACTCCTGAGGTGACTACCAATGAAAAACCTATGACGGACCCTCCAGAGTTGCAGAAGAGGAGATTACGGTGGCTGAAGTTACGATGGATGAGGTTTGAGTGGAGACGTAACCAGAGGTAgttgaggagaaaaagaagaagaaaagaaaggggaGAAAGGCTGGAGAGGGTGAGTCTTCTCATCATcacaaggagaaaaagaagaaagaaaatgatgatgatgaagatgaggaagccaagaaggaaaggaagaggaaagagaaggaagaaagaagagagtACCGACGTGAGGAAAGGCGcctgagaaaagaagaagaaaagaagaagagggctGCGAGCCCAGAATCAACCTCCATAAGGGAGAACAAGGGGGAAATAACGCAATTAATGGACCCGACGCAACCTGAAACAACGCAAGTGGTTGTGACCGATGAGGATGAAGAAGGAGAAGGTACCCCCCTGatgcggcgtcgcaaggagaatgcgccaCAAGGGTCTACTATTGACCCTCAAAGATTGATTACCGcattagaagaaaaataaagaaggagaaaagaagaggaggagaaaatggagaaaatggagcGCGCAAAACTCGTCATGGCAGAAGGGAATAGAAGAAAAAGACTGCAAGATGAAAAGATGCACAGTAATAATGAGCTCGCAAGGATTAAAGAAGAAAGGAGGCTAGAAGAGGAACAATGCTTTTTGTTGGCCTCCAAGCAGTTTGTAGAAGAGTTCGAAAGAGAATTAggagaagaggaggaagaagagaaaaagaagaaggttgaAGAAGAGAGGAAAATTAGAGAAGAGAATAAGAGGAAGCACGAAGAAAACACGAAACGCTTGGCAAAGAAGAAGGGTAAAAAACTCACGAAATGCgagaagaagaaacaacgcAAAGAGCGGGAGAAGAGACAAAGGCAAGCAGCCCGCCTTGCGTTGTCcaaagaaaagggcaaagcaATCACAGAAAGTAGCGAGCCCGCGTTGGCAAGGAAGCGTCCATTGAAGaggaaagaaaatgatgacatgCTGATAGAGATGGGCTTCTATCCTAGGCCAATGCCACTACCGGAACTTGTCACAAGTGTGATAGTGGAGCATGGTTGGGATTCATTTATCCAGTGCCCAGCCATTATTGTGCCATAGGTAGTGTGAGACTTCTACCGAGGACGTCTGCATGGTACCAGAGATGCGGTGAACATAAAAGGTTAAACGGTGTCCTTAAGcacaagggacatcaatgagttGTACCAGATGAAGAATAACCCGGATGCACCGGCCaaaaaaatcattgatgatcccatgGAACAACAAATGGAAGATACACTGAGAGCTTTAACACAACTGGGCACGAAGTGGTCGGTTTCACTAAAAGGCATTCGTACCTTTGCGTCCAAATCATTGCGCCCTCCGGGCACGAAGTGACTAAGAGTTTTAACGCAACTGGGCACGAAGACAGCTTAGAGCACTAGTGGGGCACATCCAAGGgcaatacttctttccatggactGTTTCAAGTATGTGCCTGTCTGGATCGTCAATATAAAGATCTtgaggttgctcctcaaagTCTCCCCACATAGCCCTGAGTTACCCTTAAAGAGGCCCGCAATCAATCTCAATGCGCAGCAAGAACTAAAGCCtaaaatacaatatagagaAGACAAGGGGAAATGAAAAGGTCCAAGAGTCACCAACGCATGATTCAGAACCTTTGGACCCTTTGCCCTTGGTAATTTGCCCTTCAAGCCCTCCAAGCCCACCtgaacaaccttcttctccactcCATGAGCACtttaccaaccttcttctcgCCCTAAATTCTCCAACCGCATGCCCAGCAGCCTCACCCTCACCTTCAGCATCATCATCGCAACCCCCCATCCCACCGCCGCATGTTTGATGActcacacgatttgggtgaaggcacctctgcccaaccccaaaacgttgctggcgagacatcgcaggcacaaccttCCATCCCCACCTTAGCTGCTGAGTTAGCCAAAATGTGGTCCCTTCTctctcaacaacaacaactttttGCTCAACAACAAGCCTTCTACAATCAATGATTTGAGGTGGTAATGGAGCAAATCGATGATATACAGCGTAGTGCTGCCACATCAAGGGAGACGTTGATCAACATTCagtgcaatatttataaagtCCAACAGCACCAATGACAGATTGCGGAGCGCAACCAGGAGTACTTCAATTTTCTCaccgcatatcttcatggtcccatggtgcctccgcatcttTGGCAacacttgaattttgaagaagctccctTAGTACCACCTCAAAACCCTCCTCCAAATCCTCCTGCTCCTCAGCAATAATCCtcacatatttttttatgtgGCCATTCTgcaatatttttattcaattcattatttttctaagttgatgaaattctttcattctttgtataggccataatttttgtattgcgttaataaTTCTTTGTActctttgttaatattcaatacaattgagtaaatattctctccattttcctgtgcctttttctttatcaccctttgtcaatatttgcgatgttcttaatcttttacttttatgttattcattgcgctgccatgatgtataatatgtttatacttagaaaaatttcccacactttgtaaattctgactaacacttagttaattcttagctTTAGCAgtattttatcttttatcttacaaagttctgctcaaaccttctttttgaaatttttctctAAGTGTTTGtgtagtctatccaaacaacgcaatgaggactttgtgcatctctaaatttgggggtggggaaggtctgaccAAATAAGATCAGGaatatgcggtcattaagaaaatgcgttcattttctgttaacaatttttttacagaactccaatgtcagcgcaaaggaaaacctaaaagacattcccaacctgatatgagtaagttgtgaaaggaacctgctcgtagttggaggTTCGtttgacacccgtgggagcaagacaaaacgaaggtgggtttccaagaacaacgcagtatgaaaatgaaaatgaaaaagaaaaagaaagaaaagaaaaataaatgcaagagacaatttctctgaatatcatgagttaaagttgaaattggcacacaaccatagttggatgttcacatgacactcgtgggaacaaaccaaaacgaagggtgtaaccatgaccaacagtttCTAAATAAATGATGCAAGATTTGACCTCCGCATATagacatacaagttattttgacaaagaagaggtaaacattctatttttaaactagaaaagcattttttagcagaaatttgttacatagaagaataaagtaggaattgttaagaattagcaaggatagaaggaaattatgttgtcaagaaatatgcctaagtgtaacattcggagcaaccaatcgatgcaaaaatataggataggaattgagctttATTGCCTTAGTGGAAATATattgaggacaaacatatatcAAAATTTGCGGGTTAATAACTTTGTAAaattacaagttatttatgctgcctctATTCAGATATTGGgccaaaaaagagagaaaaatagatcGTGATGGCTGGTCGCTCCGATCGTGAGTCGTCTGTTCTTCGCGGCGACTCCATCTCCGATCGTGACTGGATATACCTATGATTCTCGAGTTCGACTCGTTTCTACATGGAGAGTTCCTGTATGGCATCCTGAAAACATTCTTTTACAGCTGCTCGGATTCTCGTTTTCATGTCAAAACTCGAAGACCCATCAGTAGAAGAGGATTGAGGTTGATTCTCTTCCATAACCGCTTAGGGTTTCAGCACTGCGCTCTGATAcaagttaaaaataaagaatagagaagagaaagaacAACCAAGATTACGTGGAAACTCAGTATTAGAGGAAAAAACACTGATATAAAGACTTTTCTTATTCGTTTTAAAATTGATACCCTAGATACACAGGGACACACTGATAAATAGACATTAGGAAACCCTAGAGGTCTTACATaattacataaatgcccctagGTTAAAAGCCCTATTTTCAACAAAGACATCctcatattttatctatttttcccatCCATTTATTTCACGTCATCAGCGttcgtgtctctatctctcattcatacttctcattgcatTATCTCGTTacttagaagtaggagtagtgttagctatAAAACCTCTCATCCATTTCTTTTATTTACCGTCGCATATACATTACCGCATAGCATTTAattacaagtccttgagttcgacctcggatcacccgagaaacttgagTTCGCGTTATACTGGCgtagagcgcaagaaaacttgtgacaggaacgcacagtcatcgcatacattcactAATCATAGTTCATTCCAACTgcatgaccaccgatgcatgataatcaatgcatacatttagaacatgcatcgcatagtGCGTTCATCTAATTTTAGTTATCAAGTCCTCAACGATTTGGTAATCTAAATTTTCGTCATCAGTTGTCCACACGGGTAATCTCTAGAGACCTATTATTTGATGTATAATAAAATGTTAACTACTaaactattataaaatatatcgtAGGTTGCACTAGCTCTCGAAGTTCCCAAAAATTTCATATCGCCTGCTTTAAGATGGATAGCTAATGGATCTTGTCCAACTGTGGCAAAATATTCGAGTTACGTGGTCAATGGTTACTACTATCACACAAATAATCGCGATGATATTAAGAGGGttcaaaatagtggagttagtATAATAGCTACTacaatgcaagtctctagtgctAAGGACAAAAGCCCCGTCATGTCAGATATGACCTTTTATGGtgtaataaaagaaatatgGGAGCTTGACTATCatggattatcatttattttattcaaatgtaattGAGTTGAGAATAGAAATAGATTCAAAACAGACGAGTTTGGGTTTACTATTATGGACCTCAATCGTATTGGACATAAATCAGACCCATTTGTTTTAGTCTCTCAAGCAAAACAAGTCTTCTATGTAAAAGACCTTGCAAATTTGGGTTggtcaattgttttaacatctcCACGACTAATAattgaagatgatttttatgaagatgaaatagGAGATATACTAAAAGAGTGTGGTTATGGAGGTATGCAAAGAATGCCCAATGTTGATAAATTAAGATTGATGATAcaacatccacatacattaGAAATGATTGTAAGGGTATATGGGTTgataaataatgtattaaacATGGTATGTCATTTACTATGGTTATATGTACTTGAATATTAAGATTATATGTTTTTTGTATgagtaatgtttttttttgttttgttttgcagATTGACATGGAAAAATAGCAAGTAGCAACGAggatgataaaaatatgatcccacaaaaaaatAGCAGAATAAGTATTCCACGTGGCCCAACAATATGTCTGAGTTGGCAAAAATAAGAACATCTGGGCAACGGTTGTCCATTGATTATAATGAACATGGACAATCGATTGAATTTGGTGCAAAGAAGATGCAAAGTTATATAGGAGTTTGTGTTCGACAGAAAATATCTATAATGTATAATTCTTGGAAAAAAGTTCCAAACCATCTAAAAGATAAACTTTTTGATTGTGTAGCAGTATGTTTTCTAAAACTTTAATTCATGTGCatagtagtttattagtttattgtttacaactTTTTTTATTGTGCAGATGTCATTCGATGTGGACTCTAAGTCCAAACATGATATACTCATGTCTGCACATCTAGGAAGTTTTGGACTTTCAAGACCACATTGACTCAAAAGTTCATACTTCCATTTAAGGATGAACCCTTGGTCTTGCAATTTCCTTCCCCAAAAATATTCTCATATAGAGCAAGATCAGTGGACATCGTTTGTTAGTGAACAATTGAGTGAAAAATGGGATATAAGTCATTCTAAATAAATGTCAATATTATCATTGTTTTGATAGGTAACTTCAACTAGATTTGTTGTATAGGAAATAAGTTGTCTTCAAAAAGAAAGAAGgtcaaaatgtatatataatcaTCACATTTCTCGAAAGGGTTATGCAAATCTTGCCCAAgaattagtaattttttttacttaaattaaatcttttattatGTTGGGCCTGCTTCTTTTTTATTGTATTCTaaaagcccaaatgatgaatttaGTGGCCCTGCTTTGTGGATCCAATTTCGTGAACCCAAGAATTTTGCCCCAAAATAAATTTGGTTTGGTAGAGTTCTTGGATATCCTTTGTCCACGAACTTCCAGCTAACGTGCTCCACGTGGTTCGCTCCACTAACTTTTGCCTGATGGAAATGAATGAAAACTTTTATTCTTATGGGATTTTGCagaattaatttccttctctctctctcgttcTCTCTACCAAATTTGGAGAGCTTCTCTAACCCTAATCTTTTCTGTTTGTTTCATGTGACTGCTTGAGTAAACGATTGGTGATAAAGAACATGCAATCTTGTAGaagaaaagtggaagaagagTTCTACACGATGATATACGTAGTTCGGCAAATgatgcctacatccacgggcTAAGTCACAACTTTTTCTTTTACACATTTTAAGCTTTCTTGAAGCTTTGTATGTTGTATGCTACAAATTTCtaaatgatgagtatttatactatttttctgatacaagtagttacaataacaaactgtaaaagttaaagaaatgtgaacaGCTGTTGAATATGTTGAAAGTTTTAGCTTATTtacttcaaatctccaccttaagcTCAACATGCAAGCTCTTCTCCTTCTAGATTTGACATGTCTTCACCCTTTTTCAGGAAGCTGGAAGCCAATTTGACTAAGAAAATTTGCTAGCTTGAAATTGGACATAGGTTTGGTAAGCATGTCGATTGCATTTTTGGTGGTATGATCTTTCAACACTTCGACTTCTCCTTTTTCTATTATGTCTCTTACAAAgtaatatttaatatctatgtgTTTGGTCCTTGAATGATATTGAGGGTTTTTGGATAGGTGAATGGAACTTTGGTTATCATAGTAGATCTTTACTACTATTTAATTAATACCAAAGTCCTTCATCAACCCCTTTAACCACAATGCTTCTTTTATTGCTTCTGATAAAGCCATGTACTCTTCTTCTGTGGTTGATAATGTTGTGATTGACTGTAAATTTGCTTTCCAATACAATAAATTTGAAccaaataagaatagataacctgttaatgatcttcttttgtCTTGGTCACCTGCAAAATCTGAATCAACATATTCATATAGCTCTAACTCTGTTTCATTAgtactttgatatgttaattttgacTGTTTAGACCAAATTAGATAGGACTTCTAGGCCTTTAGCACTAATGTGAGGTAATCTCTTGCGCCAAACATCAGCCTCTGTGATCTCATTTGTGGTGGCAACATATGTCCCTGTCATCATTTCAACTTCTTTGaccacaaataagtcatttatctTTTCCCCAACTAGTATCACCTTAGAGTATTTTAGCACCTCAAGAGTTCCTCCTTTACCCCTGTACTCACACCCAATTGCATCAAGCATACCAAAGGAGATTAGATTTCTCTTAAGAAGTGGAACATATCTCACATTCCCAAGGAGTTTAATAGTTCCATCCTTAAGTTTTATAGAAACATAACCAATGCCTTCTATCCTACAGCCTTGGTTGTTTCCCATATAAACCATTTCTCAAACCATGGTCTCACTGAGGTCATGTGGTAGGTGCATCTAGAATCTaggacccaatcatgttttcctaGAGGATTTACATGGTCGGATTTGTCTAAAGTTGAGGCTAATGCATCTAAGTAAATAAATGAACCTTCTACAACAGATGCTTCGAGTTGTTTGCCTTTTAagtccttttctttctcttggttCTTCCTTTTTAGGATAAAACAGTCTTTGATTATATTTCCTTTCATTTTGCAatacttacattttattttctgtttagACTTATTATCATTTGAGTTATGTGGTTTTCTGTCATTTGAATGATTTTGTTTGAAGTTTCCTTTAGCAAATAACCCTTCACCACTAGGATGATCCTTTTTTATCAATCTGTAACTCTAGCTCTCTAGTTCTTAGGGCTGAAATTATAGTGTTTGTACTTATACTGTCCCTTCCATATTTTAGAGCATTTTTAATTTCCTTATAGGGTTCTTGCAAAGAGTTTAGAAGCACATAGGCCTTTTTTTCATCACCAAGTTTTTCTCCTAGAGTTTTgaattcaacaacaattttctTGAACTCATCTAAATTATCATTTAAAGTCTTTtatgaatccattttaaatgtaaagaatttctccctaaggtacattttactaggatgatcTTTGGTAGCATATAATTCTTCTAGTTTAGTCCATATCCTATAGGCAGTTTCTTGATCTAAAACTTGTCTAAGAACACTAAGGTTTAGACCCAACGTACCATAAGCTGCCAGTTCCcagtcttttttttcttcagctGTCACTGTGGCAAGGAGTGTTGATGGGTCAAGGAGGGCTCTGTGAGCTTTCTACTGGCCGAGAATTTCCTTGATTTTAGCCTTCCACAGGCCAAAATCTCCTTTGCCATCGAGTTTTTCTACTTCTGAAGAGAATAAGCTCAAACATTCGACATATTCAAGATCtattcacatttctttaacttttacagtttgttattgtaactacttgtatcagaaaaTAGTATAAgtactcatcatttacaaatttcgTAGCATACAATTACAATAGcttcaagaaaacttgaaaTCTGTAAAAGAAAAATCTGTGACTTAGTTCTCAAATAAAGATCTCTTCTCCTTCTCGTGGATGTAGACATCATTTTCCAAACCACATATATCGTTGTGTAGCgcttctcttcttcctttcttatACAAGATTGCATGTTATTGTTCATTGATCGCTTACTCAAGTAAGTCGCacaaaatatatagaaaattagggttagaagaagctctacaaaaattgaaagagagaacgagaaagaaagagaaagaaaggaaaTTAATTCTGAAATTATCACCCATCagaataatttttctttcacttcCATCAGGCAAGGGTTAGTGGATCAAACCACGTGGAGCACATCAGCTGGAAGTTCGTGGACCcaaaccaaaattcttttgGGGAAAAATATTTGGACTCACGAAATTGGATCAGCAAGAAGGGCCATattattcatcatttaggctCATTTCATTCATTCAACAAGAAACAGGCCTAACAAAGTGGTATCGGAGCAAAAGGACTTACAAGATTACAGTTCTTGAAGAATCAAGATTCAAGTTTTTCATCCAAAAATGTTAGTAGCAAGATTCGAAGTGAAGAAATTCGATGGCAAAGGAGACTTCGGCCtgtggaaggccaaaatcaaggCGATTCTCAGCTAGCAGAAAGCTCAGAAATCCCTCCATGACACATCAACACTCTCTGCCACTATGACAGCCCAAGAAAAAGAAGACTGGGAGTTGGTAGCCTACGGTACGTTAGTTCTAAACCTTAGTGCCAGTATTCTTAGACAAGTCTTAGATTAAGAAACTGCCTATAGGATATGGACTAAACTAGAAGAGTTATATGCTACTAAAGATCTTCCTAGTAAAATATATCTTAGGGAGAAATTCATTACATTTAAAATGGGATTCATCTAAAACTTTAACTGATAACTTAGATGAGTTCAAGAAAATTGTTGCTAAATTTAAAACTCTAGGAGAAAAACTTGGTGATGAAAATGAGGCCTATGTGCTTCTAAAGTCTTTGCTTGAACcctataaagaaataaaaaat
Proteins encoded in this region:
- the LOC120081126 gene encoding vicilin-like seed storage protein At2g18540; amino-acid sequence: MAEGNRRKRLQDEKMHSNNELARIKEERRLEEEQCFLLASKQFVEEFERELGEEEEEEKKKKVEEERKIREENKRKHEENTKRLAKKKGKKLTKCEKKKQRKEREKRQRQAARLALSKEKGKAITESSEPALARKRPLKRKENDDMLIEMGFYPRPMPLPELVTSVIVEHGWDSFIQCPAIIVP